Genomic window (Croceicoccus sp. Ery15):
GCGGCCGGCGTCGCTGCGATCTCGCGCGGCGGATCGTCGTAAGCGATTGCGGGCGGCTTCGCCGAAGTAGTGGCGCAGCCGGCAAGCGCGGCGGCGGAGACGAGCAAGGCCGCCGAAGCGGAGCGGCGGAAAGGCGTGGGCGTCATTGCGACAGCTCCTTTGACCAGTTGAGGGCGTTGACGAAGACGCCGAGCGGATTCTTGCGCAGCGCGTCGGGTGTGCGCGGCGGTTGCACGACGATGGTGAGAATGGCCGACCAGCGTTCGATGGCGGTGAGGCTCCCGTCCTGATAGCGCCGCTCGGTCCAGGCGACGCGGAAGCTGTCCGGCGAGGCGCGAATGACGCTCGACACCTCCACCGCGACCTGCACGCGGCCGACATTGGCGAAGGGGTCGTTGGCGCGGGCATAGTCGTTGAGCGCCATCGCGCCCCGATCGGTCGTGAAATCATAGGCTCTGAGCCAGTTCTGGCGGACGATGACGGGATCGGCTGGGATCGCCCTGACCTGCTCGATGAAGCGGGCGAGATGGAACGCGATCTGCGGATCGGTCGCGCGGTAGCCGCTTTCGGCCGGCGCGACCGCCTGCGCCTCGCCGAGCCGATCGACCTGCACCACCCAGGGCACGATATGGCCGCGAGCCGATTGCCAGACGAGGCCGGCGGCAAGACCGCC
Coding sequences:
- the trbF gene encoding conjugal transfer protein TrbF produces the protein MFRRPTIRYGQTPEPTTPYQRAAQAWDDRIGAARVQAKNWRLAFFGALALSGGLAAGLVWQSARGHIVPWVVQVDRLGEAQAVAPAESGYRATDPQIAFHLARFIEQVRAIPADPVIVRQNWLRAYDFTTDRGAMALNDYARANDPFANVGRVQVAVEVSSVIRASPDSFRVAWTERRYQDGSLTAIERWSAILTIVVQPPRTPDALRKNPLGVFVNALNWSKELSQ